Proteins encoded by one window of Channa argus isolate prfri chromosome 1, Channa argus male v1.0, whole genome shotgun sequence:
- the bcl2l11 gene encoding bcl-2-like protein 11 isoform X2, translated as MPHPSRPPNRSDGSAPVKASEESGEERPLTGAAGASAQTYRSSSGDEPRFGRLDTSGGGEPDSQSRCRTKGITSPDRLGVFYTRSIFHLPRRSSSGYFSSDGDSVPSSPLSPRPMMADKATQTPSPTGQVIHHALQRMAEAHGRGPGTQQHHGSILSPFSTEQKNTAGEMQAVAVGRELRRIGDDFNNHLLVEHRVVIQKAAGSNPNPPGVAPPSHQGPPWCRSMSRKKMRWQADVDG; from the exons ATGCCGCATCCATCTAG ACCACCAAACCGCTCCGATGGCTCGGCCCCAGTAAAGGCATCAGAGGAGAGCGGAGAAGAGCGACCACTCACTGGTGCCGCTGGAGCTTCAGCGCAAACCTACCGTTCAAGCAGCGGCGACGAACCGAGGTTTGGCCGCCTTGACACCAGCGGAGGAGGAGAGCCGGACTCGCAGTCCCGGTGTAGAACCAAGGGCATCACGTCGCCCGACAGACTAGGCGTGTTTTACACGAGGTCGATTTTCCACCTTCCTCGCCGATCCTCCAGTGGATATTTCTCCTCCGACGGCGACTCGGTGCCGAGCTCTCCGCTCTCCCCGAGGCCAATGATGGCTGACAAAGCCACGCAGACCCCGAGTCCCACCGGGCAGGTGATCCACCACGCCCTGCAGCGCATGGCTGAGGCGCACGGCAGAGGACCGGGGACGCAGCAGCACCACG GAAGCATTCTCAGCCCCTTTAGCACAGAGCAAAAAAACACCGCAGGGGAGATGCAGGCAGTGGCTGTTGGGCGAGAGCTGCGACGCATTGGAGACGACTTTAACAATCACCTCCTG gtagagcatcgggtcgtgatacagaaggctgcaggatcaaatcccaacccaccaggtgtggccccgcctagccaccaagggccaccatGGTGTCGGTCCATGAGCCGGAAAAAAAT GAGGTGGCAGGCAGACGTAGATGGGTAG
- the bcl2l11 gene encoding bcl-2-like protein 11 isoform X1: MPHPSRPPNRSDGSAPVKASEESGEERPLTGAAGASAQTYRSSSGDEPRFGRLDTSGGGEPDSQSRCRTKGITSPDRLGVFYTRSIFHLPRRSSSGYFSSDGDSVPSSPLSPRPMMADKATQTPSPTGQVIHHALQRMAEAHGRGPGTQQHHGSILSPFSTEQKNTAGEMQAVAVGRELRRIGDDFNNHLLEVAGRRRWVVIQPVWQPHVHQDPAILICVGLLLFVIGRIIYLQGITNNQHQS; the protein is encoded by the exons ATGCCGCATCCATCTAG ACCACCAAACCGCTCCGATGGCTCGGCCCCAGTAAAGGCATCAGAGGAGAGCGGAGAAGAGCGACCACTCACTGGTGCCGCTGGAGCTTCAGCGCAAACCTACCGTTCAAGCAGCGGCGACGAACCGAGGTTTGGCCGCCTTGACACCAGCGGAGGAGGAGAGCCGGACTCGCAGTCCCGGTGTAGAACCAAGGGCATCACGTCGCCCGACAGACTAGGCGTGTTTTACACGAGGTCGATTTTCCACCTTCCTCGCCGATCCTCCAGTGGATATTTCTCCTCCGACGGCGACTCGGTGCCGAGCTCTCCGCTCTCCCCGAGGCCAATGATGGCTGACAAAGCCACGCAGACCCCGAGTCCCACCGGGCAGGTGATCCACCACGCCCTGCAGCGCATGGCTGAGGCGCACGGCAGAGGACCGGGGACGCAGCAGCACCACG GAAGCATTCTCAGCCCCTTTAGCACAGAGCAAAAAAACACCGCAGGGGAGATGCAGGCAGTGGCTGTTGGGCGAGAGCTGCGACGCATTGGAGACGACTTTAACAATCACCTCCTG GAGGTGGCAGGCAGACGTAGATGGGTAGTGATCCAACCAGTCTGGCAGCCGCATGTCCATCAGGACCCCGCCATACTGATCTGTGTGGGACTCCTGCTCTTTGTGATTGGACGGATAATCTACTTGCAAGGAATAACGAACAATCAGCACCAATCTTAG